Within Bdellovibrio bacteriovorus HD100, the genomic segment GGCCTTTAATCACATGCGTCCGTTCTTCCTGGGCTATCGTGATTTGTCCGAGTGGGCAGAGCATTCCAAATCCTTAGAGCGCAACAAAGTCTATCAAACTCTTGAGACCTTCGAAGATATCGGCAACGCCTACATCCTGGAAAAATACGCCAATCTGGTACAGCAAGGACTGCAGGGAAAACTGATCGCCCGCCTGCTTCAAGGCGACAACCGCGAAGCTGCGTTTGTGCAGATCATTGCCGGCATCAACCAAGCCTCACAAAACCGACTGCCATGGAAGCTGGCGATAGGGGGTTACGGAGTCCCCGTAGCGGCGGAAGTGGTTTCTGATGAAGAAGTCATCTTGCGCCTGCAAGATGGCATCAAATGGGGTGGCGCTTACAAAGAATTGGTAATGAAAAAGTTCCCGGGCATCGACCAGGAACTTGTTGGAATTAAACAGAACCTAGAACTACTAACAAACCGCAGGAGGTTTTAATGAAAAAACTAGTACTGGTCTCTTTGTTGATCATGGGTATCGGCATGGAATCCGCAATGGCTCGCCCTCACCACAGACCGCGCCCCGAGCACGGCCGTGGCCACGGTGGTCATCATGGTCACAGCGATTTCGGTGATGGAGTCCTGGCAGGCTTGCTGCTTTCCACATCGGCTCTATTCCTGAGCGACATCACAGCCAACCATTCTCAGGCAGTTTATCTGCACGCAGATCAGGACGCGGCCACCTTCCTTGCTGAAGGTGGCGAGCCGACTCCGGCATTGGCGCAGGCCATGAACTATGAGCGTGATTTCCTGGCGCGTGCGCAAGTGGAAGCTTCCGCTGAGCTTTCCGATCAGGAAGTGGCTTATTTGGTTATGAGAAGATCTGAAAGCCTGTAATTCAGGTTTTTACTTCGGACCACGAAAAAGGGACTGAGAAATCAGTCCCTTTTTTTATTGCGGATACGAGTTGTTGTTTCGGACAGACAGGACTATAATGTGCCTATGTCTGATACTAAAAAGCTTTCTGAAATTCAGCTCTCTGTCCTGGACCTTGCGCCCATCATCGACGGTAAATCCGTCGCGGACTCTTTTCACAACACTCTGGATCTGGCTCAGCACACAGAAAAGTGGGGATACAACCGCTATTGGCTGGCCGAACATCACAACCTGGATGGTATCGCCAGTTCTGCGACCTCTGTGCTGATTGGGTATGTGGCAGGCGGGACCAAAACCATCCGCGTGGGCTCTGGCGGCGTGATGCTGCCGAATCATGCGCCGCTGGTCATCGCCGAACAGTTCGGCACGCTTGCGCATTTATACCCGGGTCGCATTGACCTGGGGTTGGGACGTGCCCCCGGCACGGATCGTCTGACCATGCACGCTTTACGGCGCGATATGCAGGGAAATGAAAACGACTTCCCGGAAAATGTGCGCGAGCTGATCGGATACTTCGCAAAAAGCCATGGACATGAACGTGTGCGCGCCATCCCGGCAATGGGAACCGAAGTTCCGGTGTGGCTGTTAGGGTCCAGCCTTTACAGTGCTCAACTGGCGGCAGTCATGGGGCTTCCTTATTCCTTTGCCGACCACTTCGCCCCGGAACAAATGGAAGAGGCGATTCATGTCTACCGCTCGGGTTTCCAGGCTTCACGGTATTTAAAGAAACCTTATGTGATGGTGGGCTTGCAGGTTGTCGCCGCCGACACCAGTGAAAAAGCCCAGCGCCTGGCTACCACCTTGTATCTGCGATTTTTGGGAATTATTCGCAATCAGCGCGTGAATCTGCTGCCCCCAGTAAGCAGTATGGAGCAGATCTGGCGACCAGGGGAAAAAGAAATTGTCTTAAGCAAATTAAGCAACGCCATCATCGGCGACAAAGACGAAGTCAAAGCCGGCCTGGAGCGATTTATCCAGCGCACCGGGGCTGATGAGGTGATGATTTTGTCTGATATGTACGATCACGCTGATCGCCTGCGCTCTTTTGAACTGACCGCTGAAGTCTGGAAAAGCTAGTCCTGAGACATCAGGTGCCAGTCTTTCAGATTATACTTGTTCAAAATATTGTCCAATTCACCACTTTGCCGGGCCTGCAGGAACCAGTTCTGAAGGTGCTGGGGAACAGAACCAAACTCGGGCTCTTTAGGCACACTCACCAGAACCAAGGAGCTGAATCCGGTCAACGACGTAGGCACCAGTTTCAGATTCACACCGGCCTTGCGACCCATGGAATAGCTGAGCAGATTATAGTCCCCCAGCGCCAGATCCACGCGACGATCATTGATCATCTTGATCATTCGATCGGCCACATCTGACCCCGTCAGTTTGATCACCCGGGATCCTCCGGAAGTGGAAAACACTTCCGCACTGCCTTCACTCCCCACATCAGCATAGACGATTTTTTTAGTGGCAATGGATTCACTGTCAATCAGAGAGTCTTTATAGTTCAGAGGCACCAAGGCCCCCAGATAACTCATCCCCAAATCCGGCCCCACGACGCGGATGTTCGAAAGATAGCGAACCATATAAGACGGTACGATAATGTAATTCACCTTGCGCGACAGAAGGTTGGAAACCAGACGGGTGTTGGCGATACTTTCCATCTGCAGGATAAACCCCTGCTTTTGGGCGATGTCTTTCAGAATATCATAGATATATCCACCCCACACACCAGGACCTTTTTCGCACAAATATGGGCACAACGGAGCCACGCCGATCTTCACAATCACCCGGTTGGACGACGATGTCGGAATCGAAGTGGTTTTCACCCGGACCGGAGTTTTTTCCGGCGTCACTGTCACATATTTTGACGAAGGACGCCCCATCCAACCCGGATAGTCCTTCACGGACTGGGCTGTCACTGGAAATGTGGGCACAAGTTTTTTGGACGGAACTTTTTCTTTTTTAAGATAAGCAATCAAACTTCGCGCGGTCTCACGCCCCAACTCTGCACAAAACTGGGCAGAATCGATGATCGTCAGTCTTTTGTTTTTGATATTTTCAACCGACTCAGGATCGCCGTCAAAAGTGGCATGACGAATCTCGGTGCGCTTTTTTTCCCAAAGGGTCTTCACGATCGTGATGCCGCCCCCGTCATTGACAGTCAAAATCAGATCCACACTTCCTTTTTCCGGGAAATCCTTCAGGAACTGCTTTACTGCGACCTCACCCGATGCCGGATCCACGGCCTGATAGCGCTTCAGAACTTTGAAATTACGATTGTGTTCGCGAAGAGAATCAAAGAACCCGTCAACCCGGTCCATCGTCGAAGACACCTGCGGGTATTCGAAGACCACAATACGAATTGTGCTGCCTTTATCAAAGACTTTTTCGATATAGTCGCCATTGTCGCGGCCACCCTGATAGTTGTCGCTGGTTAAAAACGAAGCCAGGTTTCCGTTTACGATATACTGATCATACGCGATCACTGGAATGCCCTTGGAGTTGGCCTCTTGCAGACCACGAGCCAGAGCCGAATTGTCTGTGGGTTGAATCACAATCACATTTGGATTTTTTTTAAGGGCCTCATCCAGCTGGGTTGTCTGATTCAGGATCCCTTTGCGTCCTTCACCAGCCACATAAGGTATTACTTTGATTTTTTCAGAGTTGGATTTGTTGAATTTTTCAATCTCTTCTTCGAAGCCTTTTCGCATGGCGACCTGGCCTTCAATCTTCATACTCCAGTACAAAGCAGGAACATTCCACGTCGTTGAAGCGTGTGAAGAAAAAGAGAAAATAAAAGCGCTGATAAAAAAACAAAACGTATTTGTGCCCACACAGCGAGTATATCTGATGCGGGTATGGGCTCCAAACAAGCAATTTAGAATTGCGACCTGTTAATAAAAGAAAATAGAATGTGTTTATACATAAGAGCGGAACACTGATGTTCCGCAAATATCCGCGACACTAGTACAGTTCAATGCGATCATTCTCTCTGAATCCAGAGCCAGAATGAATCACCGCAATAGATCCATCGTTACCAAAGTAACTGATAACCTCGAGTGTTCCTTTGAGTCTGCCTGGAACACGACCAATATGGCCCCCACTTTCCGGATCATACACATCATCACCGTCTTCGGTGACTTTCAAAAGATCACCGACTTGCAAACCCGAAATTCTGCCAACGTTCAGATAAATCCTGTCGCCATTGATCGCTGCGATACGACCTTCCCAGGTGACTTTATCCAAAGAGGCCAGCACCTGTGGCGTGAAGTCGAGGAAAGCATCTTTCACCAGCACCGTGATCATGTCCGGGTTGTTAGCCAGGAACTTGTCGGTTTCGACCCTTTCCGCAACACGCACACCCTGTTCTTCCACGGTGACTGTTTTTACCGTGTTAAACACTTCGCGCCCCGCACGTCCCGTCACCACACGCACTTGGGCCACCACTTCAAATGCCGTGGTCAAATGACGAACCACGCCCACATTGTCAGCTTTGCGCTTGATACGAATGTCGATGATCTTTCCTTCAAGAACAGTGTTCACACCCAGAGCCTGCGCCGCTTTGGCAACTTCGGACAACTTGTACTGACCGTTCTCGATCATCTTGGCCAGATCCACTTTCAGCTCACGGCTGTCCAGGGCGATGACTTCGCCGGTGCGGTTTAAATCCGCTATGAAGGCCGCACGAGCCTGATCACGCAGCTCCTGCGGGCGTTTGTCGCCAGCATCCAGGAACGGCAGAACCATCATACGCTTACGAGGGGCGGAATCATCCTTGCGCGCCTCATAGTTCACGTCCTTGATTTCCCGGCGTGTGGTCGGATTTGCACTGCGATCCAGAGTTGCACACGCAGTCACACAGAAAACAATTGCCAGACAAAATAACTTTTTCACCAGGAGTCCTTTCCTACTGAGCCCACTTCAAAACAATCTCATTTTGTCCTTCAGACACACGGGAAAGCCTTTTCCCGTCGAGATCCAAAGACTCAAGCTTGCCCACCAGTTCGGAAGCCGGCACCGAGGTGTCGACCTCAAAACTGACGCTGTCAGCACTGACCAGACGCTCACGGATGTTTTTCACCTGAGTCAGCTGCGAACGGATTTTTTCTTTCATGCCCTCCAGAACCGGCAGCGGCTGACGCCCCTGAATGGTCAGGCGGATCATGGAAGTTCCCAGAGAACCTCTTTGCCAGGCGTCCATCACCTGTACGGCCAGGTCATTGGCCGTGCCTTCCAGAACTTCACGCAGTTTTTTATCAATGGCATTTTCGAAGGAACCACTGTCCGTATCAAAGCGCCGGGAGACGTCGGCAATGGCACGGCCGTTACTGACCTGCAAAGCCGTCATTTTGATTTCAATGCGGAAGTTGTTGCGCTCCCCTTTGGTCAGGTTGACTTGTCCATCAACCACGACCGGGGCATTAAAGTACTGCGCAAAGAACTGAGCGTCCTCGCCACCAATTTTTTCATTCTGGAAGTCCGCCGGGACACTGGCCGCCAGCCCCGCTTCAATCGGTTTGATCAGATAAAAATTATTTTTCTGGAAAGCCCCGCGCAGGGCTTCTTCCAGCAGGCGGCCTTCCTTGACTAGAAACCCCTGAGGATTCTTGTCCAGCGGCAACCACCAGCGATAACTGCGACCTTCAACACGGTCCTGCCAGCTGACCAGCGGAAGCACCACTGGCACCGCCTCATTTTCATTCAAAAGAGAATTATCCTGAAGCATCTGCTTCAGATCCTTCAATGACACTTTCATCGCCACGGACATCTTGAACTCATCGGCGTTTTGAGTCAGCGCCGATGGTTTTGTAAACGGGATGTAGCGTGCGGAGTTGCGGATGATTTTATTCTGGATCAGGGTTTTATTTTTCAGGAAGCGGTCGTTACCGATCAGCTCCTGAATGATTTCTTCAGAGACTTTCTGGGAGGCCTCATCCTGAATGACTCTTTTCGCCACCTGCGGATTGGTTTCTTTGGAAACCCCGGAATAGGTGCGATCCACCAGTTCTGCCTGCTGGGCCAGGGCGGTGCCATTCAAGATCATCATCAACGCTGCTGCAACCACACTTACTAAACGCATTCCTAGCTCCTCAACTCGATAAAGTCCGTTCTTCCAAACAGGGAATGAACACCTTCAAAGAATTCATTGTTCACATTGATCCCCTGCGCCTCTTCCATCTCCATCAGGACACGACGGTTGAGCTCGCCCAACTCGATTTCCAGACTGACCGAGGTTGCTCCCGGATAGTCCTTCATCAAAGACTGCAAACGAGGGTAATCATCAGGATTAATCTTATCCAATCTTAAGACCATTCGCTTGGTTTTTTTAAGGATATCTTCCAATGGAGAGACCGTATCAACCATGATTTTGGCGGATCCTTCCTCCACTTCCAGACCACCCCCGACCAGGACCGGCCTTTCATCGCGCAACTGGGCTTCAAATCGCGCATAGGAATCCGGGAAGATCACCAGCTCGCAGCTGCCCGTCAGGTCCTCGACCTTGCCGAACGCCATGCGAGTTCCCTTTTTAGTGATCAGCTCACGAAGCTCTGTGATTAGCCCCGCCACCACGACACGTTTTTTACCCGCATCACGGTTCTTCCAGTCTTTTTTGGCCGCCTTCAGAGCTTCCGCCTCAGGACTGCCCGGAGCCGGCATCTGCGCCGGCAGATCAATCACTTTGCACGTTGTCCAAAGCTCGGAAAGCGTGTCAAACCCCTTCAAGGGGTGATCACTCAGGTAAAAGCCCAGAACTTCCTTTTCGTAAGTCAAAGACGCCGTTCGTGCCCAGGGTTTTACTTCTTCCAAAGTCACTTTGGTTTCCGTCGATGGTCCCAGGTCAAACAACGAAGACTGCCCCATTTCACGGTCTTTTTGCAGACCGATGGCACGATCCAGATATTTCTGATAGCCGGCAACCAACTGCGCACGGTGCGCCCCGAAACCATCAAAAGCCCCGGCCTTGATCAGACACTCGATCACTTTTTTATTCACACGACGGGTGTCGATGGAATTAAAGAATTCATCCAAAGAGTTGAATTTTTTCTCGGGCAGATTATTGCGGGCCTCAATGATGGCCTCGACCGCATTCTGCCCCACGCCCTTGATCGCCCCCAGGCCGAAGTAAATTTCATCGCCATGAACATCAAACAGATAATCCGAGAAGTTCACGCTTGGCGAACGCACGGTCAGACCACGCTTGGTGGCATCCTTGGAGTATTTTACGATCTTTTCCGTATCCGAAAGCTCGGTACTGAGAAGAGCGGCGAAGAATTCCGCCGGGTAATGACATTTCAGCCAGGCCGTCTGAATGGTGACGACCGAGTACGCAGCGGCGTGGGATTTATTGAAACCGTAATCGGCGAACTTGTACATCAGATCAAACAGATCTGATGAACGTTGTTTATCATGCCCGCGTTCAATCGCCCCTTTCATGAAGCGTTCGCGGTGCTGATCCATCTCCTCTTTGATCTTCTTACCCATCGCACGACGAAGCATATCCGCTTCACCCAGAGAGTATCCGGCAATGCGCGAGGCGATACCCATAACCTGTTCCTGATAGACCATGATCCCGTAGGTCTCGGACAGAACTTCACGGGTGTCTTCCAAAAGGTATTCCACCGGCGCCTTACCGTGTTTACGATCGGTAAAGTCCGGAATGTTCGCCAT encodes:
- a CDS encoding substrate-binding domain-containing protein; protein product: MKIEGQVAMRKGFEEEIEKFNKSNSEKIKVIPYVAGEGRKGILNQTTQLDEALKKNPNVIVIQPTDNSALARGLQEANSKGIPVIAYDQYIVNGNLASFLTSDNYQGGRDNGDYIEKVFDKGSTIRIVVFEYPQVSSTMDRVDGFFDSLREHNRNFKVLKRYQAVDPASGEVAVKQFLKDFPEKGSVDLILTVNDGGGITIVKTLWEKKRTEIRHATFDGDPESVENIKNKRLTIIDSAQFCAELGRETARSLIAYLKKEKVPSKKLVPTFPVTAQSVKDYPGWMGRPSSKYVTVTPEKTPVRVKTTSIPTSSSNRVIVKIGVAPLCPYLCEKGPGVWGGYIYDILKDIAQKQGFILQMESIANTRLVSNLLSRKVNYIIVPSYMVRYLSNIRVVGPDLGMSYLGALVPLNYKDSLIDSESIATKKIVYADVGSEGSAEVFSTSGGSRVIKLTGSDVADRMIKMINDRRVDLALGDYNLLSYSMGRKAGVNLKLVPTSLTGFSSLVLVSVPKEPEFGSVPQHLQNWFLQARQSGELDNILNKYNLKDWHLMSQD
- a CDS encoding LLM class flavin-dependent oxidoreductase gives rise to the protein MSDTKKLSEIQLSVLDLAPIIDGKSVADSFHNTLDLAQHTEKWGYNRYWLAEHHNLDGIASSATSVLIGYVAGGTKTIRVGSGGVMLPNHAPLVIAEQFGTLAHLYPGRIDLGLGRAPGTDRLTMHALRRDMQGNENDFPENVRELIGYFAKSHGHERVRAIPAMGTEVPVWLLGSSLYSAQLAAVMGLPYSFADHFAPEQMEEAIHVYRSGFQASRYLKKPYVMVGLQVVAADTSEKAQRLATTLYLRFLGIIRNQRVNLLPPVSSMEQIWRPGEKEIVLSKLSNAIIGDKDEVKAGLERFIQRTGADEVMILSDMYDHADRLRSFELTAEVWKS